In Candidatus Fusobacterium pullicola, a genomic segment contains:
- a CDS encoding toxin-antitoxin system YwqK family antitoxin, whose amino-acid sequence MKKIVSFILTVTICTSILGAEFKEITPLEQPQIETAVQNLVQPEEKKVEEQPENKESFIVEEPKERIEDLGIKRKSTNGLVYAGKEETPYTGKFALFLGDIIEYTETYVDGILNGHKTWYSYDGKVVLEETYKNNKIDGEQKAYYGNGNIKSVVDYKNGIIVKIAAYAKDGTLLHQSDLSKGSGLWKYYWENGNVLEEGNYK is encoded by the coding sequence ATTTATACTTACTGTTACAATTTGTACATCTATCTTAGGAGCTGAATTTAAAGAGATAACTCCTCTTGAACAACCTCAAATTGAAACTGCTGTTCAAAATTTAGTTCAACCAGAAGAGAAAAAAGTAGAGGAACAACCTGAAAATAAAGAGTCATTTATAGTTGAGGAACCTAAGGAAAGAATTGAGGATTTAGGAATAAAAAGAAAATCTACAAATGGCTTAGTTTATGCTGGTAAAGAGGAGACTCCATATACTGGTAAATTTGCTCTTTTTTTAGGAGATATCATTGAATATACTGAAACTTATGTAGATGGTATCCTGAATGGGCATAAAACTTGGTACTCTTATGATGGAAAAGTTGTATTAGAAGAGACATACAAAAATAATAAAATTGATGGAGAGCAAAAAGCTTACTATGGAAATGGAAATATTAAATCTGTTGTAGATTATAAAAATGGTATCATAGTTAAGATTGCTGCCTATGCTAAAGATGGAACTCTTCTACACCAAAGTGACTTAAGCAAAGGAAGTGGACTTTGGAAATATTACTGGGAAAATGGTAATGTTCTAGAAGAGGGAAATTATAAAAA